Within Candidatus Cloacimonas sp., the genomic segment TTGTTTCTCATTTAGAAACAATTTGTCCTTAACGCTTAGAGAATTGGAATCTCTTTCTGGCTTTGGGACGACCGGATTTTTTGCGTTCCACCATTCGGGGATCACGCGTTAAGAAACCACGGGTTTTCAACATTGGACGCAAATTCGCATCATATTCTATCAGAGCACGAGAAATACCATGCCGAATAGCTCCTGCCTGACCACTTAAGCCACCACCGTAAACATTGGCATAAACATCAAAGTTTTCGGATAAGCCAACTGTCTGTAAGGGCTGCTCTACAATCATTTCCAGGGTTTCCCGCTGCAGATATTTCTTCATCTGAATACTGTTAATAATGCGTTTTCCCGTGCCAGGAGTAAGACGCACTCTGGCAACGGCATTTTTTCTTCTTCCAACTGCATCAAAGGTCTGCATACATTTTTCTCCTAAATTACAAGTTCAACCGGTTTCTGAGCTGCGTGTGGATGTTCAGCTCCGGGATAAACTTTCAGTTTTTTAAACATTGCGCGTCCAAGCTTATTTTTGGGTAACATCCCTTTTACGGAATGTTCAATAATTCGCTCCGGATGCTCTTCCAAAACTTTGGCATAAGGA encodes:
- the rpsI gene encoding 30S ribosomal protein S9, giving the protein MQTFDAVGRRKNAVARVRLTPGTGKRIINSIQMKKYLQRETLEMIVEQPLQTVGLSENFDVYANVYGGGLSGQAGAIRHGISRALIEYDANLRPMLKTRGFLTRDPRMVERKKSGRPKARKRFQFSKR